A window of the Diabrotica undecimpunctata isolate CICGRU chromosome 1, icDiaUnde3, whole genome shotgun sequence genome harbors these coding sequences:
- the LOC140432536 gene encoding zinc finger BED domain-containing protein 5-like: MRRYDLSYLTLSGFIQVGNKQAPEDQCVNFHKIVANGCLVPSKSKRHLKSNHPGLVDKAEETCNGRTSSLQTGSCMMERVCKNKNENAAEASFIVGLHITKAGKPHTIAKKLIKPCVKDVVQCMLGLDMTKKVDNVQMSNSTIIKRIHNISDFVERERAYK; this comes from the coding sequence ATGAGAAGGTATGATCTTAGCTATCTCACATTATCTGGCTTTATTCAAGTTGGAAACAAACAGGCACCAGAAGACCAATGCGTTAATTTTCACAAAATTGTTGCTAATGGGTGCTTGGTTCCATCTAAATCAAAAAGACATTTGAAAAGTAATCATCCTGGTTTAGTAGATAAGGCCGAAGAAACCTGCAACGGTCGTACTTCATCTCTTCAGACAGGGTCATGCATGATGGAAAGAGTCtgcaaaaataaaaacgaaaacgcCGCTGAAGCATCATTTATTGTTGGTTTGCACATTACAAAAGCTGGAAAACCCCATACAATTGCCAAGAAACTGATTAAACCTTGCGTGAAGGATGTCGTACAATGCATGCTAGGTCTAGATATGACCAAAAAGGTTGATAATGTGCAAATGTCAAACAGTACTATAATCAAGAGAATTCACAATATTTCAGACTttgtagagagagagagagcttaTAAATAG